One window from the genome of Dolosigranulum savutiense encodes:
- a CDS encoding ABC transporter ATP-binding protein: protein MKSIIRFSSKKQFINSIIGLIMASVEGFLLPLTIRIITDGLTAGDFNSLLMGTLLGIGGFILFGFGGYFYQVSMAKLIKSYNVNVKTLAYKHFLQYYSEDGKERGSDRLSFIQNDLKLLEDNYVTAYMRMIQTILLASVAIIYVAVTNVTLSAIFIAFAFMPMILPRFTQPIIQRASREWTKQNEQTTKELTEDIQGAPSIKSYGREETFFRRLKHQFIHSEDSLVQMTKAQGGSNTAAYVLSMIASIIPLFIGGLFVLNGHIAVGALISIFMASDRIANPLTVAVQCYNKLATTEDIRQKLTTMAAETDPHFQQYTYDQSILPIQLNHVSFSHGDTQIFDNLDLAITSSEKILLMGQSGSGKTTFLKIIQGLLQVDSGEVIYDGQVLDNQALKQHISYIRQKPIIFDDSIAFNIMLGEDFSDQSLQEAIELAGLTDLIQDKGLDYVVGEQGKHLSGGQNQRIEIARAIIRQRQVLIADEITAALDNRTAHSIHRTLFNLPQTVIEVNHHTTAEQLSQYDAVYQLEGNRMNRVGDSKYNEY from the coding sequence TTGAAATCCATTATTAGATTTAGTTCCAAAAAACAATTTATTAATTCAATTATAGGATTGATTATGGCCAGTGTGGAAGGTTTCTTGTTGCCGTTGACTATCCGGATTATTACAGATGGTTTAACAGCTGGGGATTTTAATAGTTTATTGATGGGAACTTTACTGGGCATCGGGGGCTTTATACTATTTGGTTTTGGTGGATATTTTTATCAGGTAAGTATGGCTAAACTGATTAAATCATATAATGTAAATGTAAAGACATTAGCATATAAACATTTTTTACAGTATTACAGTGAAGATGGGAAAGAGCGAGGATCTGATAGGTTATCCTTTATCCAGAATGATTTAAAGTTGTTAGAAGACAATTATGTGACTGCTTATATGCGCATGATCCAAACTATTTTATTAGCAAGTGTGGCAATAATTTACGTAGCGGTCACGAATGTTACGTTATCCGCCATCTTTATTGCCTTTGCGTTCATGCCAATGATTTTGCCGAGGTTTACTCAACCGATTATTCAACGAGCCTCTAGAGAGTGGACGAAGCAAAATGAACAGACGACCAAAGAGTTAACAGAAGATATACAAGGCGCACCGTCGATTAAGAGTTACGGTCGTGAGGAAACATTCTTCCGCCGACTAAAGCATCAATTCATACATTCAGAGGATAGCTTAGTTCAGATGACCAAAGCACAAGGCGGATCTAACACCGCTGCATACGTTCTGTCAATGATTGCAAGTATTATTCCGTTATTTATCGGGGGGTTATTTGTCTTGAATGGACATATCGCAGTCGGGGCGCTTATTTCGATTTTTATGGCGAGTGACCGCATTGCCAATCCACTCACTGTAGCAGTTCAGTGCTACAACAAGCTAGCCACCACCGAAGACATCAGACAGAAATTGACCACAATGGCAGCCGAGACGGATCCTCACTTTCAGCAATACACATACGATCAGTCTATTTTACCAATTCAACTTAATCACGTATCCTTCAGCCACGGAGATACTCAGATTTTTGACAACCTTGATTTAGCTATCACATCCAGCGAAAAGATTTTACTTATGGGACAATCGGGCTCAGGAAAGACAACTTTTCTGAAGATTATCCAAGGATTGCTTCAAGTCGATTCAGGTGAGGTAATTTATGATGGACAGGTCTTGGATAATCAGGCATTAAAACAACATATTAGCTACATTAGACAGAAGCCAATTATCTTTGACGACAGTATTGCGTTCAATATTATGTTGGGAGAAGATTTCTCAGATCAATCGCTTCAAGAAGCGATTGAGTTGGCGGGGCTGACTGATTTAATTCAAGATAAGGGACTGGATTATGTTGTCGGGGAACAAGGGAAACACTTATCCGGTGGGCAGAATCAACGGATTGAAATTGCTCGAGCTATTATTCGTCAGCGTCAGGTTCTTATTGCCGATGAGATCACTGCAGCTTTAGATAACCGAACCGCACACAGTATTCACCGAACGTTATTTAACCTACCGCAGACGGTGATTGAAGTGAATCATCATACAACGGCGGAACAGTTGAGTCAGTATGATGCGGTGTATCAATTAGAAGGTAATAGGATGAATCGAGTAGGTGATAGTAAATATAATGAATATTAG